The genomic window ACGTTGTACGCGTTGACGTTGCCGGCTCCGTAGAAGCCGTTGCGCTCGCCGCCCGTGCAGGTCGCCGGGTAGCCGGGACGCGGCTCGTAGACGCCGTCGGGGCAGTCGAGCGGCGTCGCGGTGCGCTCGAGGAACGAGGCGAGCTGGCCGGGGTTCATGCCCGGGTGCGCCGAGAGCGCGAGCGCCGCGACGCCGGCCGCGTGCGGCCCGGCCATCGAGGTGCCCTGCTTGTAGCCCCATCCGTTGCCGGTCGTGGGGCTCCACGTGGTCGACAGGACCGCGTCGGTGATGGTCGACGACGCGCCGCCCGTCCGGAAGCGCGTGTCGCCACCGGGAGCGGTCACGTCGACCACGCCCTGGCCGTACGACGAGTAGTAGCTCTTCTGCTCGGTCGGGCCGACGGCCGAGACCGTCACGACGCCGGGCGCCTCGGCGGGGAGGTCACGGCACGCGCCGGTGATGGTGCGGTCCTCGACGGGGTAGCTGCCGTCGTTGGGGCTCTCCGAGTCGACGAACTTGTGCTGCAGGTCGACGTTGCTGTTGCCGGCCGAGGCGACGGTGAGCGTGCCCTTCGACTGCGAGTAGCTCAGCGCGCGCTGCACGGCCTGCCACACCGGACGCTGGCGCGGGTCGTTCACGCAGTTGAACTCCCACGGGTCGATGAAGTAGCTGTTGTTCGTGATCGGCATGCCGTGGTCGGCGGCCCAGAGGAAACCGCAGATGGCGGCCTCGGGGTAGATGTAGCCGTCGTCGTTGACGACCTTGACCGAGGCGACCTTCACGCCGGGCGCGACGCCCGCGATGCCGACGCCGTTGATCGCCGCGGCGATGGTGCCGGCGACGTGCGTGCCGTGGTCGGAGGTCGTGGGGTTCCATGCCGCCTCGTCGGTGTCGACGACGCCGCCGATGCACGACGCGCTCTGGTCGAACGCGATCTGCGACGCGAGGTCGGGGTGCGTCGACGAGATGCCCGAGTCGAGCACGCCGACCACGACCGACGAGTCACCGGTCGTGACCGCGTGCGCTTCGGGCACGTCGATCTGCTCCATGTCCCACTGGGAGCCCCAGAGCGGCTCGGCGGTGGGATCGCCGGTGGCCTGGACGGACGACTCGTCGAGCGCCGCGACGGTCTCGTCGTCCACCAGCTCGGTGCCGAGCCCGTCGGTCGATGCGACCGACTGCACGCCGGCACCCTGCACCGCGGTCTCGAACGCCGTGTTCGTCGACGTCGCCACGAGGACGCCGATCTGGTCGTAGCTGGCGACGACGGTGCCGCCGGCTGCCGCGACGCGCTTGGCGGCCGCGGTCGTGTTCGCGCCTTGCGGCGCGAGCACGAGGTAGGTGCTCTCCGGGCCGGCCGCGGCGGCGGGCACGGCGGCAGCCGTCCCGATCAGCCCCACGGCCAGGGCGACGGCGGATGCCGCGCCGATCACCTTGTGGTTCCTCATCCTGTCTCCGTTCGGTGTGGAGTTCCCCGCCGGACGCGGTCGACCGACGGGTCCGGCCGGTCCAGTGGTTGCGACGCGACGCAGCGACGGTGGTGCCGCGCAGCCGGTAGCGGCGAGCCTATCGATGCCCCCAGTCCGAGGGATAGACCCGGCGGGCCGGCATTCGATGAGCCTTCCTCGAGGCATGGCGGAACCCCCGTCGTCTCGTGCGCATCGACGCAAGTAGGCTTGAGGCCATGTCGAAGGTCCTCACCTCCCTGCCCGCCGGCGAACGCGTCGGCATCGCCTTCTCGGGAGGTCTCGACACCTCCGTGGCGGTCGCGTGGATGCGTGAGAAGGGCGCCATCCCCTGCACCTACACCGCCGACCTCGGCCAGCCCGACGAGCCCGACGTCGAGGCCGTGCCGGGCCGCGCGCTCGAGTACGGCGCCGAGCTCAGCCGCCTCGTCGACGTGAAGACCGCGCTCGTCGAGGAGGGCCTCGTCGCGCTGCAGTGCGGCGCGTTCCACATCCGCTCCGGCGGCAAGACGTACTTCAACACCACGCCCCTCGGTCGCGCGGTCACGGGCACGCTGCTCGTGCGCGCCATGATGGAGGACGGCGTCGACATCTGGGGCGATGGGTCGACCTACAAGGGCAACGACATCGAGCGGTTCTACCGCTACGGCCTCATGGCCAACCCCCGCCTGCGCATCTACAAGCCGTGGCTCGACAGCGCGTTCGTCACCGAGCTCGGTGGCCGCACCGAGATGAGCGAGTGGATGCAGTCGCGCGACCTGCCCTATCGGGCCTCGGTCGAGAAGGCGTACTCGACCGACGCGAACATCTGGGGCGCCACGCACGAGGCGAAGAAGCTCGAAGACCTCGACGCGGGCATCACCATCGTGGAGCCCATCATGGGCGTGCGCTTCTGGGATGAGTCGGTCGCGATTCCGGCCGAGGATGTCGCGGTCCGCTACGAGCAGGGCCGCCCCGTCGCGCTCAACGGCGTCGAGTTCGACGACCCGGTCGAGCTCGTGCTTGAGGCGAACCGCATCGGCGGGCGCCACGGCCTCGGCATGAGCGACCAGATCGAGAACCGCATCATCGAGGCGAAGTCGCGCGGCATCTACGAGGCGCCCGGCATGGCGCTGCTGCACATCACGTACGAGCGGCTGCTCAACGCGATCCACAACGAGGACACGATCGCCAACTACCACCAGGAGGGCCGTCGCCTGGGCCGCCTGATGTACGAGGGCCGCTGGCTCGACCCGCAGTCGCTCATGCTGCGCGAGTCCATCCAGCGCTGGGTCGGCTCGGCCGTGACGGGCGAGGTCACGCTGCGCCTGCGCCGCGGCGACGACTACACGATCCTGAACACCGAGGGTCCCGCGCTCAGCTACCACCCCGAGAAGCTCTCGATGGAGCGCGTCGGCGACCAGGCCTTCGGCCCGGAGGACCGCATCGGCCAGCTCACGATGCGCAACCTCGACATCGCCGACTCGCGAGCGCGCCTCGAGCAGTACGCGCAGCTCGGCATCGTGGGCGGCGCGACCGCACAGCTCGTGGGTGAGATCGCGTCGGGACAGGCCGCGCAGATCGCGGCGGGCGAGGCGACGACCGAGCTCGGCGTCGAGACGGATGCCGCGAACGAGGCCGCCGCGTTCGACCTCGGCACCGACTGAGCCGAAGGTCCTGACACCGGCGCGCGCCCGGTGCGATACTCGGGCATCGGCCGCACGCACCGACCCCCGGGCTGCGGGACGCAGACCTTCGGGGAGGGCGCGATGACCGTGCAGCTGTGGGCT from Agromyces aurantiacus includes these protein-coding regions:
- a CDS encoding S8 family peptidase, with translation MRNHKVIGAASAVALAVGLIGTAAAVPAAAAGPESTYLVLAPQGANTTAAAKRVAAAGGTVVASYDQIGVLVATSTNTAFETAVQGAGVQSVASTDGLGTELVDDETVAALDESSVQATGDPTAEPLWGSQWDMEQIDVPEAHAVTTGDSSVVVGVLDSGISSTHPDLASQIAFDQSASCIGGVVDTDEAAWNPTTSDHGTHVAGTIAAAINGVGIAGVAPGVKVASVKVVNDDGYIYPEAAICGFLWAADHGMPITNNSYFIDPWEFNCVNDPRQRPVWQAVQRALSYSQSKGTLTVASAGNSNVDLQHKFVDSESPNDGSYPVEDRTITGACRDLPAEAPGVVTVSAVGPTEQKSYYSSYGQGVVDVTAPGGDTRFRTGGASSTITDAVLSTTWSPTTGNGWGYKQGTSMAGPHAAGVAALALSAHPGMNPGQLASFLERTATPLDCPDGVYEPRPGYPATCTGGERNGFYGAGNVNAYNVVK
- the argG gene encoding argininosuccinate synthase is translated as MSKVLTSLPAGERVGIAFSGGLDTSVAVAWMREKGAIPCTYTADLGQPDEPDVEAVPGRALEYGAELSRLVDVKTALVEEGLVALQCGAFHIRSGGKTYFNTTPLGRAVTGTLLVRAMMEDGVDIWGDGSTYKGNDIERFYRYGLMANPRLRIYKPWLDSAFVTELGGRTEMSEWMQSRDLPYRASVEKAYSTDANIWGATHEAKKLEDLDAGITIVEPIMGVRFWDESVAIPAEDVAVRYEQGRPVALNGVEFDDPVELVLEANRIGGRHGLGMSDQIENRIIEAKSRGIYEAPGMALLHITYERLLNAIHNEDTIANYHQEGRRLGRLMYEGRWLDPQSLMLRESIQRWVGSAVTGEVTLRLRRGDDYTILNTEGPALSYHPEKLSMERVGDQAFGPEDRIGQLTMRNLDIADSRARLEQYAQLGIVGGATAQLVGEIASGQAAQIAAGEATTELGVETDAANEAAAFDLGTD